The following are encoded in a window of Pyrenophora tritici-repentis strain M4 chromosome 6, whole genome shotgun sequence genomic DNA:
- a CDS encoding BaeS, Signal transduction histidine kinase → MQMLTPPPEDGGISLRNHTPDQDCAWTHGLPQTDHVRFFQTTDWSCTALGPLESWSSNLRLFATFVLSDSRPACLWWGDISNLTAIYNEQYAQLAAGVHPKLMGSLFQDGYPDLWPSIRAYFDQATRTGTGVNYSSATSTIVERKGYREEAFFSGGFSPVGMPGAPEGFINTVYEVTSQKLAERRTNCLNKLASVPCQSVDAVCSHILATLETNAYDVPMAMLYKMEESAGSNMLKLHGYRGLPEGHRLLVDTATIDSEEGLVPDMRRAGTDPVVIDRDERFASTCWKGWGAPSKKIVILPIMCGSRLFGYLVFGTNPYRPHDEICEQFIRDLSRMVSSVVSHATDAESNKRRQEQLEADLAFSDLKLRHLIDHASVGMCHVSLDGYMLWANDHYYQLAGRSPSDHSVDLAFLDAFHDDDRAKAEEMWERLLKGADHITADLRLKRLYTPPTGEPEPAQLQVLAFPYRDEHGNVASVMACTTDISRLCWAQKFQARLAAEAREAKRQQEAFIDVVSHEMRNPLSAIVHCADAITNTVEECRAQLADAPRPVLDTLDDNLQSAKIIMQCANHQKRIIDDVLTLSKLDSMLLSITPVAVKPAKLVDSILSIFHAELKTNKITCSVTQDPSLSELDIDYLCFDPSRVTQIFINLLTNAIKFVKPSKEPAISIRFGVSKSQPRSLFPDNMFWATDGKQDSDVTSNPDWGTGEELYLTFSVKDSGIGLQEKDIYKIFERFRQANVKTHVKYGGSGLGLFISKELTEKQGGEIGVSSILGHGSTFGFYVKTRRVQRQPKTIKEMFQQAGKHEAAARQLHVLLVEDNIINQQVLGRQLRKAGCHVSVANHGLEALDALERQRFDIVLMDLEMPVLDGLGAMRRIRQREAVLHTSTVRLPIIAVTANVRKEQIDTAIAAGADRVMQKPFKAADLVYMMKSLMPQLEQPLRIDPPTPGVEMHSSALIP, encoded by the exons ATGCAGATGCTTACCCCACCACCTGAAGATGGAGGTATCAGCCTTCGCAACCACACTCCTGACCAAGACTGCGCCTGGACCCATGGCTTGCCCCAAACCGACCATGTGCGCTTCTTCCAGACGACAGATTGGTCGTGTACCGCCCTGGGACCACTGGAGAGCTGGAGTTCCAACCTGAGGCTATTCGCAACCTTTGTGCTTTCAGATTCCCGACCCGCATGTCTCTGGTGGGGAGATATCTCAAACCTCACTGCCATATACAACGAACAGTATGCGCAACTAGCCGCTGGCGTCCACCCAAAACTCATGGGCTCTCTCTTCCAAGATGGCTACCCAGATCTATGGCCGTCCATCCGCGCCTACTTTGACCAGGCCACGAGGACTGGCACTGGTGTCAACTATAGTTCTGCCACCTCCACCATCGTAGAGCGCAAGGGATATCGCGAAGAGGCCTTCTTTTCAGGCGGCTTCAGCCCTGTGGGCATGCCAGGTGCACCCGAGGGCTTCATCAACACCGT CTATGAAGTCACAAGTCAGAAACTGGCCGAGCGGCGCACAAATTGCTTGAACAAGCTCGCTTCAGTTCCCTGCCAGTCCGTCGACGCGGTTTGTTCCCACATTCTCGCTACGCTCGAGACGAATGCCTACGATGTACCCATGGCTATGCTCTACAAAATGGAGGAGAGTGCGGGATCTAACATGTTGAAACTGCATGGATACAGGGGTTTGCCAGAAGGCCACAGACTCTTAGTTGATACAGCGACCATTGACAGCGAGGAAGGGCTGGTGCCGGATATGCGCCGAGCTGGTACGGACCCCGTGGTCATCGATCGCGACGAGCGATTCGCGTCTACCTGTTGGAAGGGCTGGGGCGCGCCTTCTAAGAAGATTGTCATCTTACCCATCATGTGCGGTTCGCGTCTTTTCGGCTATCTCGTTTTCGGCACCAATCCTTATCGCCCACACGACGAGATATGCGAGCAATTCATCCGAGACCTGAGTCGCATGGTCTCTAGCGTTGTATCCCACGCAACCGACGCCGAATCGAACAAGAGGCGTCAGGAGCAACTTGAAGCGGATCTTGCTTTTAGCGATCTTAAGCTACGGCATCTTATCGATCATGCGTCAGTAGGCATGTGCCATGTTTCTCTGGATGGATACATGCTCTGGGCGAACGACCACTACTATCAATTAGCTGGGAGGTCCCCCTCAGATCATTCAGTTGACCTCGCTTTCCTCGATGCGTTTCACGACGACGACCGCGCCAAAGCAGAAGAGATGTGGGAACGTCTGCTAAAGGGCGCGGACCACATCACGGCCGATCTACGCTTGAAGCGACTATACACGCCTCCCACAGGCGAGCCTGAGCCCGCGCAGCTCCAGGTTCTTGCCTTTCCATACCGCGATGAACATGGCAATGTGGCGAGTGTAATGGCTTGCACCACAGACATTAGTCGACTGTGCTGGGCGCAGAAATTCCAAGCTCGATTAGCCGCCGAGGCCAGAGAAGCGAAACGACAACAGGAAGCCTTTATTGATGTGGTATCGCATGAGATGCGGAATCCGCTGAGTGCCATTGTACACTGTGCAGATGCCATCACGAACACGGTTGAAGAATGCCGGGCACAGCTGGCCGATGCACCCAGGCCCGTTCTCGATACTTTGGATGACAACTTACAAAGCGCAAAAATCATCATGCAGTGTGCGAACCACCAGAAGCGCATCATCGACGACGTTCTCACCCTGAGTAAACTCGACTCCATGCTCCTATCGATAACGCCCGTGGCCGTCAAACCCGCAAAGCTCGTTGATTCCATCCTCAGCATCTTCCATGCTGAGCTCAAGACGAACAAGATCACCTGTAGCGTCACACAAGACCCGTCTCTCTCGGAGCTGGATATCGACTACCTATGTTTCGACCCATCTCGAGTGACGCAAATCTTCATCAACCTCCTAACCAACGCCATCAAATTCGTCAAGCCGTCGAAAGAGCCCGCCATCTCCATCCGCTTCGGCGTCAGTAAATCGCAACCACGCAGTCTCTTCCCCGACAACATGTTCTGGGCCACAGACGGCAAGCAAGATAGCGACGTAACCAGCAACCCGGACTGGGGCACTGGCGAAGAACTGTATCTAACCTTTAGTGTAAAAGATTCAGGTATCGGCCTCCAAGAAAAAGATATTTACAAAATCTTCGAACGATTCCGTCAAGCAAACGTGAAAACACATGTCAAATACGGCGGCAGCGGCCTCGGCCTCTTCATCTCCAAGGAGCTCACCGAGAAACAAGGCGGCGAAATTGGTGTATCCTCCATCCTCGGCCACGGCTCCACATTCGGCTTCTACGTAAAGACGCGACGCGTACAACGCCAGCCCAAGACGATAAAAGAGATGTTCCAACAAGCTGGTAAACACGAAGCTGCGGCTCGCCAACTCCACGTCCTACTTGTCGAAGACAACATTATCAATCAACAGGTCTTAGGCCGCCAGCTCAGAAAAGCCGGCTGTCACGTCTCCGTCGCAAACCATGGGCTGGAAGCTCTCGACGCCCTAGAACGCCAACGCTTCGACATCGTACTCATGGATCTAGAGATGCCTGTCCTAGACGGCCTGGGCGCTATGCGTCGGATCCGCCAGAGAGAAGCTGTATTGCACACGTCTACGGTTCGTTTGCCTATCATCGCCGTTACGGCGAATGTACGCAAGGAACAGATTGATACCGCTATTGCAGCTGGTGCA GACCGCGTCATGCAAAAACCATTCAAAGCCGCAGATCTAGTCTACATGATGAAATCCCTCATGCCGCAATTAGAACAACCCCTCCGTATCGATCCGCCCACGCCAGGCGTGGAAATGCATTCCAGCGCCTTAATCCCCTGA